CCGAAGTCGAACTCCAAGTAGCAGCCGACTGCAACTTGGTCAGCGTATTTTCGAGACTGGATAATCTTGTATTGACATCCTGCCAGGCACTCTGTTTCGTTTCCAGTGACGTCTTCCGTTCCTGCATCGTGGTTAACGGCTGGCTGTAGCTGGTTACCATCGTACTGACAATGGAAGAAAAATCATATCCGGATAAACCGGGCAAATTTACAGACATTTTCAATCCCCCCTACGGGCTGCACATGCCGAATACCATTCCGGTATGTTAGACCTTTTTATCAACCAATAATCCTACAAAATTATCCAAGGAACTCAGCATATCTAAAAGCTTTTTTGACGGAATTTCATTTAAAACCTCGCCGCTGTCTTCATCGATGATCTTAACCATCACCCGGTTGGACTGTTCATGAATTTCAAATTTCATTCTTTTATTGACCAGACCCAGGAGCCGGTTCATTTTTTCCGCAGCTTGTTCCACTTCTTCTCTCGGCGCATCTTCCTTAGCGGACGAAGCATTGTCTTTCTTGTCAACGACAAACTGGGGCAGCTCATCATTACCCCGCTGGAGCTTCTGTCCGGAAAAAGTGTCTGCAGGTATTACGGGCAGCTGGTTGGCAACAGGTTGGATCGGCGAAACCACCTCGATCGCCTCCCTTTCTTATTTTCGTTCTCTTTGAAATCTATTCGATTTGCCTTAAGCAAATATCTTTCCATTTGTCCCTTATACTGAAGAACCGGCCGGCAGAAGCCGACCGGTTTTTAAGTTCACACAAAGTTTAAAACCGGCAAACTTCGGGCGAAAAAGTCTAAAGTATCAACCCAAGAGTTTCAGAACAGCCTGCGGTACCTGGTTAGCCTGGGCCAGCATCGCAACACCGGCCTGACTCAGGATCTGGCTCTTGGTGAAGCTGGACATTTCCTGAGCCATATCGACGTCTTTAATAGTCGATCTGGAAGCAGTCAGGTTCTCAGAAGCAGCCTGCAGGTTGTTGATGGTGTGTTCCAGACGGTTCTGCATAGCACCAAGGGTGGAACGCTGTGCTGAAACACTTTCCAGAGCGTTGTTGATGGTTGTAATCGCCGTGTTGGCAGCTGCTTGGGTGGAGATATCCGCACCTGCTACAGTTACGGCCTGCGCCAGTATCGTTTTGTCAGTATTAAATGTAGCAGCGGAAGATGACAGCATCGTTACGACCTGCGTAGCAGTTCCATCAGTTAAACTACCTAAGCTTGCAGAATTAATTTTCATTGTTCTGCTGGATGCAGCATCCCCAACGGTAACAGAGCTCATATCGTTGTAGACGGTAACAGCAGCTCCAATATTAGTTCCAGCGGCATCTTGCAACTGGATTGAATCGTTGGCTGCGGTTAGGGTATATTGGGCGGTCTGACCTACAGCATTACCGGCATTGTTTCCAAATGTGAAAGTTGCACCTTTATAAGCAAATGCATTGGCAGCAACCGTTGCGCCCGTCCAAGTAGTCCCACCGTCGAGTGAATAACTTGCTGCTGTAACATCACCAGCTGCGACAGCGTCAACTTTGATCATCAAATTTTCATTTCTGTCTCCATTATATGTGCCAGCTGTAATACTCACGCCTCCTGTAATACCGTCGGCTATTTCAGCAGTTGAAGCAGCAGTATTGTTTACTACAATTTTATATGTCTGGGCACTTAGTCCTCTGCCTAAAGAGCTAGCTTCAATACTCCCAGCTGCTAATGTTGTTGCACCGGCACCATACAAGCCCAGTTGTGCTCTTGAGGTCGATACCCCTAATGAAAATGCATCCATCGCACCAATTGAGAGGCTTACACTCTGTCCGGCGTTAGCACCGACATGGAAGGTGTCACTCAGTCCACCGGCCAACAGGTTCTGGGTGTTGAATTCAGTAGTATTGGTAATACGGGTGAGTTCCCCGGCAAGCTGGTCAACTTCAGCCTGAAGTTTGACACGGTCACTTGCTGTGTTGGTATCAGACGCGGACTGAACAGCCAGTTCTCTCATTCTTTGCAGAATGCTGTGGGATTCGCTCAAGGCACCTTCAGCAGTCTGCACTAAGGAAATTGCACTGGAAGCGTTGCTGATGGCTTTGTTCAAACCGTTGATCTGTCCGGTCATTTTCTCAGTAATGGCCAGACCTGCTGCATCATCGGCAGCCTTGTTGATTCTGTAACCTGAGGAGAGTTTCTCCAGAGATTTCTGCATAGTAT
This genomic stretch from Dehalobacter restrictus DSM 9455 harbors:
- a CDS encoding flagellin, yielding MIVNTNILSLNAQRSLYSTQNTMQKSLEKLSSGYRINKAADDAAGLAITEKMTGQINGLNKAISNASSAISLVQTAEGALSESHSILQRMRELAVQSASDTNTASDRVKLQAEVDQLAGELTRITNTTEFNTQNLLAGGLSDTFHVGANAGQSVSLSIGAMDAFSLGVSTSRAQLGLYGAGATTLAAGSIEASSLGRGLSAQTYKIVVNNTAASTAEIADGITGGVSITAGTYNGDRNENLMIKVDAVAAGDVTAASYSLDGGTTWTGATVAANAFAYKGATFTFGNNAGNAVGQTAQYTLTAANDSIQLQDAAGTNIGAAVTVYNDMSSVTVGDAASSRTMKINSASLGSLTDGTATQVVTMLSSSAATFNTDKTILAQAVTVAGADISTQAAANTAITTINNALESVSAQRSTLGAMQNRLEHTINNLQAASENLTASRSTIKDVDMAQEMSSFTKSQILSQAGVAMLAQANQVPQAVLKLLG
- a CDS encoding flagellar protein FlaG produces the protein MVSPIQPVANQLPVIPADTFSGQKLQRGNDELPQFVVDKKDNASSAKEDAPREEVEQAAEKMNRLLGLVNKRMKFEIHEQSNRVMVKIIDEDSGEVLNEIPSKKLLDMLSSLDNFVGLLVDKKV